One Vicia villosa cultivar HV-30 ecotype Madison, WI linkage group LG5, Vvil1.0, whole genome shotgun sequence genomic window, AAATTTATGaatttcaacaaaaaaacaacTATATATGGATAATATTTGAGAATGAAATGATCTATACAGTCTTCGTCAAAACACGAAGGTGACAAAATTATATGCCCCCAAATCCAGTCCATCTTAAAAGCAATTAGGGAATGttgatttatatttaattgtgcaTAGCTCCAGCCTAATAGATAAACTCTTATCACAGTTCCTTACTTTCTTGCAACTATACATCGATGACATTAGTGATGTTGGTGACGATGGAATTGTGGTTTCTGTTATATTGCATATTTACTTGGATGGAGTGAAAAGTCATGGCCTTTGATTCTGACGTATTTAGATGATCAAGTTCATCAACACTCTCAATTGTTTTTCTAGTTGTTCAATGACATTGTCTCTATAGTTAGAAATTGATTACGAGTAGACCACTTGGCGGTGCAGGGTATGGATAAATGGATGAGGATTCTTGATACGAGTTACCATATTGTTTCTAGATACAGTGTCATATTTGTCTCGCTTTTCATGAGTCTTAACATCTCATTTTCCCCTCTTGCCTTAATTTCACCCACGTATATGAGCATACATAAAATAATTGTTATTGGTTTTGTCAACGACAATCACAAGGTTTAGGTAAAGTTGAAACTTGATTGTCAATTGCTTCCCTTTACTGACCGTTGGATACAAAATTGTACTGATGATGCAAAAGCATGAGAATTAGAAAATGCGGGTCGCTTTAGTCACTAGAAAGACGAATTTAGGAACCATGTATTACAgttattatatgtatatattaacTCAGGTAGCTTTTTTACCGATTCAGTTATTcgagaaaaatcaaagaaaaaactaGAAAACAACTTATTGATATAATACCGGAAATTTCTGGAAAGTTTTAGTaaatatcggaaatttcaaaaattctggtatattatcacaaaaaattgaaatttttggaACCGAAAAATTTAAAATATCGATAACAATAAACTCTTTCGATAAATCTgagtaattttttgaaattttcggtgTTTTTCTGAAATTTATAGTATACAcatgtgatttttgaaattttcaatattttaatatgAGTATTTACTATAAAACACCAGAAAAGAAGGGTGTCAAATATAATTAAGGGGATGACAAGTTAAATGCTCGAAAAGAGGGTATGCAAGAAAGTTTCAAGAAACTGGCGGGCCTATATGAAATATACGAGAAATTAACTTGCCACTCCAAAAAATGTACCtgccacccccccccccccattttcCCCCAATTTCACCCCtgttataaaaaattgaaaaacaaagaATCTCCGAACAAAATTTCTGGTATACATTTAAAAATTTCCAATAAAAAATACCGGAAATTcagttaattttaaaattttcgataTATCGTAATTTTTAAATTTCCACCACCTCATCAGCAACATGTACCTCCAACTCAACCCTAGCAACCACCGACTCAACCCTAGCAACATCCTCCCGAACAACATCCCCATCCCTAGTAACATCCTCCCGAGCAACAACCTCAACCCTAGCATCCGCACCAACCTCAACCTGTCCGTCCACAGTAATGGAAGCTCTACCACCCCTGCACCGAGGTGCACAGAACCCTCTACCCGTCTGCGCCTCCTCAGCCCTCCGTTTCCGGTTAGAATCGGTCAGAGCAACGCACCCAGCACGTAAGACTGACGTACCAGCCTTATTAGCATCAGCCCGAGCACGAGCCTCGGCTCTACCGATGACCCGACCCGCAACTGTACCATCCCTGCCTCTAGCCTCActggaaaaaaatagaaaaataagaaaaatataattaataaaaacaaactaccgaaaatttcaaaatttctggtacttgacaaaatactggaaatttcaaaatttttggtatttttaaaaatttataaagatactggaaattttgaaatttctggtccGCAGATTTCTTAAAATGGAATAAATGATTTTGGTCGGGTATTTTGATCTTTTCAATCCTTTGGGGGTGTCAGGGTTAATTTTGGGGTGGCAAGTAGAATTCTCGAAATATACCCACTGAAGACGCATTACGTAAAACAAAGCCCACAAACCCATCTAAACATTGAAATTCAAAGATCACAAaaccaaaaccctaaacccttcTTTTCCACGCCTCCTCCATCTTAGGGTTTCTTTCTTCTGTTTTTCAACAAGGTTCGTTTCTCACGATAACAATTTCGTTGTCCCGAACTCTGTTTCTAGATCTTCTTTCTTCGCCACACTCTTTGCTAATTTCTTATTTAACTTTTTCTGCAGTAACTTGTTTTCAGTTTTCAGTGAATCATGTATCTTCAGTTTTACATCAACGATAACGGTGACAAAGTCTACACTACAAAGGTAAATTTTATCCCAGTTGAATCTTCAATCAAACTCTATAATGTTTTTATCATCATATATTCATTGTTTGTTTCAAAAAAAAGTGATGCTTTATTTTGTTTGATTCTCGTTTGCAGAAAGAGTCACCGGTTGGGTTAGCTACTCAATCTGCTCATCCTGGTAATTTGTTAAACTCAGTTTAGATTTATTGCTTTTATTTCGTATGATTATGATGCCTATTGATTGATATTATACATGTGAGTAAATAAGTGATTATTAAGTACTTTTCCTCCtatttgttctttattttttaattcactATTGTTCTGTTATACTGTATCGTGATTCCGTGTACCGGTTGTAACAGTGATTGTGGTCGTTGCCATACTGGTATCATAAATTTGTTCTTTATCATAAAAATGATAATAATGGGGATCGATGCACCTTATGATACAGTTTTGGTGCAGCCGTTTTTGCAGCACCAGACTGATCCACTTCACTACTCACTGGATAAGagtcaaatatttttttcataactTTGTTCTTTAATAAACTTTTGTTCATGGAAAATTATAAGGAGGAGCAC contains:
- the LOC131607644 gene encoding H/ACA ribonucleoprotein complex subunit 3-like protein, whose product is MYLQFYINDNGDKVYTTKKESPVGLATQSAHPARFSPDDKFSRQRILLKKRFGLLPTQHPARKY